A segment of the Panicum hallii strain FIL2 chromosome 1, PHallii_v3.1, whole genome shotgun sequence genome:
CCCATCAAATTCTTCAATGAAATGCAAGAACTATTCCTTAACAGCAGTGCTGATGGTTCTCTTGCCATGGACGCCAACACTTGTATCAATGAGACACAAGCTGATGAAGATAATGATTATGATGATGACATATGCAATGACTTGTCCAGCTATGCTCCGCCTGAAGATAATCTAGGTGATGATTCAGACACTTTATCTTCTCCTATAAGTGGCCAGCCCAGCATGGCATCCCAAGTGGCTGAGCATAGCTCATCTAGCTTGGGAGTCAAGCGTCTAAGAAGTGAGGGAAAAGCACACAAGAGAGATGTGAGACCAAAGAGCCGCATGTCTAGGGTAGGAGATGCAATCACAACTACTTTAGTGGAACTTCAAAATGACATTAAgaagccaccaccacctccaccacctaTGCGCAGCTCTGATGATATATTATGGCAAAGACTTGAGAACATGACTTTAACTACTGACCAAAAGCTGATGGTAGGAACATTTCTAGCATCCAAAGAACAAAATGGGATGGGTAGTGTCTTATCAGGCTCATCCGAGGTAACATTTCAGTCATGGGTTTTCAAGTTTCTTAATGATTCGGGGATGTGAATTGGCTATGCATAGTCGCCTGCTATTTTGTTTAAGTACTCAGGTAATATATGTTCTATTTAAGCCATCATTGTGGATATTATTTGCACTTTACAAATCTGACTTTGCACTTGTACTAGGCTCATCGAGTACTCAGTCGAAGGTGGATGGTGTCAATGGAGGCCGGTTCTTTTGCACTTTGTAGGCTGCTCCACTCTTTTGTTAATGAATGAGCGCTTCTTTTGAGGGCTGATGAAGATTGATGGTGTTGGTGGTAGCTGCTGCACTTGTTTAGCGGCTGTTATGAACATGTTGCACGGCTGTTATGACCATATTATGTGGCTATTATAAACAAGTTATATGCTTATGAACAAGTTTACGAACAAGTTATTATTAACATGATATGCCCTTTCTATAGATTTGTCATTATTTACTCACAAATTGCTTACAAAATTGTTTGGCGCGAACGAAGTTAGGCAGTGAATCAAACAGCTACCACATATGTACTGATTTGCCTAACTTGAGGTGTGGTAGCAATCCAAACTGCTGCCACACTTTTTCTAGATACGCCTAACGTTAGGCGTGGCAACGAACCAAACACAGGTCTAAGGTGAGGCAGTTTGGGCACGCCACATGTGTGGCAAGGTGCTAACGTTAGGCTGTAGCGCCTTAGGCATGATTCCAAACAGCCCCTTGGTACTATCTTTTATTACGGAAAAAGCATACTCCTTCCAAAGTTCTTTATTTGCATCCGTAGAACAACCCGTGGCCTACCAAGAATTTAGTGACAAATTTAGTACCATTATATTCATGTTCGGGATATTTTATTGTATATGAAGCAAATTTTATGATTATGAGCAATCTATAACGAATACGTTTTGGGAACGGAGAGTACGTTTTTCTTCCTCTTGCTTTGTTTTTTTCTTCATGAGCCAGAGTACGGTGACCATGATCAACTTGGACCGGCTGACCAGGGGTAGTGTGCAGCGTTTGGTGTTTGGATGTTAAACTTGCCGTCCAGAAATTTCAGCtgctcctcggtgcagagttccAGAGATGTCTCCAAgtttagttttttttttatcGAAAGGGCGGCCACAGATTTGAAGGGAAGTTTTATTCGAGGAGAAAAGCAAAACGAAACTGGGGTGAAGAAGACTAGTACAGCCCATGACCACATGCGGCCCAGAAGTAGCAGCCCGCGCACGCGCGATCCTGTTCTCGGCCTGGTTTGTTGTTTGGTCTCTCACTATTTCTCTGTACCAAAGGCCCGTAAGTCCATCAGGGCCCATGAATCTGTTATTCCATCTCAATAGTTACGTTTATTAATTATTTGTCTTTGTTATGTAAACTCAAAAAATGTCTTACGCCAAGAAAACAAACGCATGATACAATTTTATGAGACCTATTTTATTGTTTTTCATAACATTTACAACATCCTGTAAGTGATTTATGGAAACAATTTATTGAATCACTAAAATAGTACGATTTGTTTTGAATTTTTAGGAGTTAAAATTGGACGTGGTTTTGTTACATTAAGTCAAGcacaagaaaaaaaaactttcaTCGTTAGGTTTGTGCCACATGTTTAAAATACAGGGAAATTTCCTATTATCATTGTATTCATTCCTCTTTAAATCCTTACTCCTAGTTTAAACAAGCCTAAACAGTGTCAAACCCCAACAGTGTTCCATGTAATACATGCAATGACAACATGTCCGTTTTTTTGTTCAAAAAAAACATGTCCGTTTAGATTTTGGAAGCTTGACCCCATTGATGCCAGTCATGATTAGAGAGGTGCTTCCATAGCCTACTCATACTGCTAAAATATGTAGCTGGGCGCAACTCAAAGTTTGTAAAGTTGCTTAATTTTGGATGAAACTGCATCAACACTAGACATATTTTACTAGTTCTTTCAGACCATGCATAGAAATGAAATGTTCGTACAGAAACAATGTAAATACCATAAGAAGCATGCTCAGCATTTGTACTTTTGTCCCGTTCTCTTATCCCGTGTGTGATAATCTCCATTCCATGCATTGTGTAGGGAAGACACCAGCATTACTGACCTTCACCTGAATAATTCAATGGCCTGACCAGATCAAGCATCATATATAGCGATAGTGCACTACTGTCCTTCATTCTGCCAGGATTGGCGGATTTTGCATCCATGTGTAACCTAGTAAGCAATATCTTGTTCTAAACCGAGCAAATCTCATAATCACAAAAGGGGTGAAATCTTACACAAAGATCCGAATGTCGCGCCTTTCCACAAGTAGCACAGCATGAACTAAAACGTGTAATACTTCactaatcaaattttatttttgaTGCCATCTTGATCCATATCTAATATAGCGCATTGACCTATCATATTACATACTTATAAAAATTCATTTTCGTGTCACTATGTTGATCCTCAATTTTCAAAAAATTTGTATGCTAAAACAAGTACATATATACATCAACCCCAGCCGGATGGATCACTGAAAACCGCTGACATATTGCGGTTATAGCATGGGTACATGTTCTTGTCATATATTAGCGTAAAAGTTGCCCTAATTGTACAAATAAATGATGGAGGATAAGTCAGCGACAAAGCTGGataacttttttttttgttttcttacTCATTTAGATTCCACAGGTACCAAATAGTATGCAGGTTTTTAGTTTGAAGACACTGAATTGTATATGTCATGGTTATTTCATCCTTATGATTTCACTCTAGGACCCAATTGTATACCAGATCAATCTCTATTTTTCCATAACAATAATGCTCTCATGTTTTTTTTGAAAGGTTAGCACTTAGCACATGTACCCTTCCAATAATTACTTGCTTTATCGGTCACAGTCATATTCCACCACTGGTACAAATGCCCCTGATGTTCTTTATAATTAAACCTTCTTGGTCTTCGGTAactacaaaaagaaaaaaaaacagagatagatagatagaaatAGTTAGAGGTTCCA
Coding sequences within it:
- the LOC112875227 gene encoding uncharacterized protein LOC112875227 gives rise to the protein MQELFLNSSADGSLAMDANTCINETQADEDNDYDDDICNDLSSYAPPEDNLGDDSDTLSSPISGQPSMASQVAEHSSSSLGVKRLRSEGKAHKRDVRPKSRMSRVGDAITTTLVELQNDIKKPPPPPPPMRSSDDILWQRLENMTLTTDQKLMVGTFLASKEQNGMGSVLSGSSEVTFQSWVFKFLNDSGM